In Pedobacter sp. W3I1, one DNA window encodes the following:
- a CDS encoding DUF5000 domain-containing lipoprotein encodes MKSIKNNIYLVLIASLLTSLAACKKMESYNDPASSDMTKPGVVTNIKVDNFNGGAYITYSLPNSKNLLYVLAQYKINGVTTRETKSSYYSDSIMVDGFAKKQGYDVTLYAVSRAEVKSDPVVVKINPDTPPYLLLKPTINAEADFGGIKITGTNPLKNNLGIILLNVGDNNTSDVIDQHYGKTEIFDYSVRGYAPVAKKIGYYVTDNFGNISDTTYKTVTPFFETLLDRGKFFQYRLPSDGVIAYGWDLPYLWDGKTDGNSNGWHTAPGGAMPAIATFGLGISAKLSRFILWERPDGSDKFAYGHGNPRVFSIWGSDVAVPRDAQLPLAAPVGTVIGDWINMGNYNYPNPPSGLAPVAHTTADNDFVKAGVSFNFPLTAPKARYVRLSVSTTWSNGTFAHAMEMAFYGDPK; translated from the coding sequence ATGAAGAGTATTAAAAATAATATATACCTGGTCCTTATTGCTTCTCTCTTAACAAGCCTTGCGGCCTGTAAAAAAATGGAAAGTTATAACGATCCTGCTTCGTCTGATATGACCAAGCCTGGGGTGGTAACCAATATTAAAGTTGATAATTTTAATGGCGGGGCATACATTACCTATTCTTTGCCAAATTCAAAAAACCTGTTATATGTATTGGCGCAGTACAAAATAAACGGGGTAACTACCAGAGAAACAAAATCAAGTTATTATTCTGATTCTATTATGGTAGATGGTTTTGCGAAAAAACAGGGTTACGATGTTACTTTGTATGCCGTAAGCAGGGCAGAGGTTAAGTCTGACCCTGTTGTGGTTAAGATAAATCCAGACACACCTCCATACCTGCTTTTAAAACCGACCATTAATGCCGAGGCTGATTTTGGTGGCATAAAAATTACAGGAACTAATCCTTTAAAAAACAACCTGGGTATCATTCTTTTAAATGTTGGCGATAACAATACTTCCGATGTTATTGATCAGCATTATGGCAAAACCGAAATTTTCGATTATTCGGTTAGGGGTTATGCACCGGTTGCCAAAAAGATTGGTTATTATGTAACTGATAATTTTGGAAATATTTCTGATACAACCTATAAAACCGTTACTCCGTTTTTTGAAACCTTGTTGGATAGAGGTAAGTTTTTTCAGTACAGACTTCCATCGGATGGGGTAATTGCCTACGGCTGGGATCTTCCTTATTTATGGGATGGCAAAACAGATGGCAACTCGAACGGATGGCACACTGCGCCGGGTGGTGCAATGCCTGCAATAGCAACATTTGGTTTGGGTATCAGTGCAAAATTAAGTCGGTTTATTTTATGGGAACGACCAGATGGGAGCGACAAATTTGCGTACGGGCATGGAAATCCCAGGGTATTTTCTATCTGGGGTTCTGATGTGGCTGTACCACGAGATGCCCAGTTGCCATTAGCTGCTCCAGTTGGTACTGTTATAGGCGATTGGATAAACATGGGGAATTATAATTATCCCAATCCACCTTCGGGTTTGGCACCGGTAGCACATACCACCGCAGATAATGATTTTGTAAAGGCAGGTGTAAGTTTCAATTTTCCGCTAACCGCCCCTAAAGCACGTTACGTTCGTTTATCGGTAAGCACTACATGGTCAAACGGTACTTTTGCACATGCCATGGAGATGGCCTTTTATGGCGACCCTAAATAA
- a CDS encoding DUF4998 domain-containing protein, with translation MKSIYKISGLLLLLVTVILSCTKDDLAFKDFLKDGEIIYPGRVANIVTKPGNLRTALWWNPSPDPSVSKYVVYWNNNADSVVVTASSHNPTDTIKVVIPNLSEYTYTFTIYSYDAQGHKSIPIEARNVRVFGPLYQSGLLNRPYNATTPYVINSNGSVQLNFKTPDTINVNTVVRYTNTAGTSVDKTLLPADTAITLTDYKAGTDISYKSSYIPGKGSLDVFSVSDFSTFPKIFTYVLCDRSLFSEVHLPGDAPTYESGTSISKLWDGSVGPQGYPNIFHSAGNSGMPHVITFDLGKVYTNLSRMEETGRDCCNNPDRFEVWGTADLTNATTTLSASNNGWPAEATSKGWTLLKDVTRTDDGKNAITAELDNAGKPIRYIRIRIKHVTTGDGNYSNMSEIRFWNKQ, from the coding sequence ATGAAAAGTATATATAAAATTAGCGGTTTGCTACTGCTGTTGGTTACAGTAATACTTAGCTGTACCAAAGATGATCTTGCTTTTAAAGATTTTTTAAAAGATGGAGAAATTATTTATCCTGGCCGTGTGGCCAATATTGTAACCAAACCTGGTAATTTAAGAACTGCTTTATGGTGGAATCCAAGCCCGGATCCAAGTGTAAGTAAATATGTGGTTTATTGGAACAACAACGCTGATTCGGTTGTCGTTACGGCCAGCAGTCATAACCCCACAGATACGATAAAAGTGGTTATTCCGAATCTGAGTGAGTATACCTACACTTTTACCATCTATTCTTACGATGCGCAGGGGCATAAATCTATCCCGATAGAGGCTAGAAATGTGCGGGTTTTTGGTCCATTATATCAATCTGGTTTATTGAACAGGCCTTATAATGCCACTACTCCATATGTGATAAACAGCAATGGTTCTGTTCAGCTGAATTTTAAAACGCCTGATACCATCAATGTAAATACGGTTGTGAGATACACCAATACAGCAGGTACCAGTGTAGATAAAACGCTTCTGCCAGCAGATACCGCCATCACCCTTACAGATTATAAAGCAGGAACCGATATTAGCTATAAATCTTCTTATATCCCAGGAAAAGGCTCGCTGGATGTATTTTCGGTAAGCGATTTTTCCACCTTCCCCAAAATTTTTACTTATGTACTTTGCGATCGCTCACTTTTTAGCGAAGTGCATTTGCCAGGTGATGCACCAACCTACGAATCGGGTACCAGCATCAGTAAACTTTGGGATGGAAGCGTAGGACCACAGGGCTATCCAAATATTTTTCACAGTGCAGGTAACAGCGGTATGCCACATGTAATTACATTCGATTTAGGTAAAGTGTATACCAATTTATCGCGTATGGAAGAAACCGGAAGAGATTGTTGCAATAATCCTGATCGTTTTGAAGTTTGGGGAACAGCCGATTTAACCAATGCCACAACTACTTTATCGGCAAGTAATAATGGCTGGCCAGCTGAAGCAACAAGTAAAGGATGGACACTTTTAAAAGATGTTACCAGGACGGATGACGGCAAAAACGCAATAACTGCAGAACTGGATAACGCAGGAAAACCAATTCGTTATATCCGTATCCGGATTAAACATGTAACCACCGGCGATGGTAATTATAGCAATATGAGCGAAATCAGATTCTGGAATAAACAGTAA
- a CDS encoding TonB-dependent receptor encodes MKQLFLFCGHLSVSNRLRNAMILTGSILVFFLIFMPNKGFSQTGKKTITGKVTDTLGVGLPGVTVAVVNKVNVGTQTDNNGKFVLDVTPGEILRFSYVGYREQRATVGAANVLNIKLTEENMLSEEVVITALGQKQRKEALVGSVTTVKVGNLKIPSSNLTNALSGQIAGVIGYQRSGQPGQDNSQFFIRGVTTFGYKQDPLILIDNVELTSSDLARLQVDDIESFSILKDASATALYGARGANGVILVSTKSGKEGKAKISFRLENSASQSVKSLQLADPITYMKLFNEAAIGRGMDPMFTPNQIINTQATINKSPGYNEYVYPAVDWLDMLFKKRTSTQRANIGISGGGGVARYYIAGSYNLDNGILKEDERNNNDNNVKFRNYQLRSNINIDLSKTTEMVVRLSGNFSEYNGPLATDGGFSTDLYNIAVHTSPVSFPAFYPADAANQNAQHILFGNRGGAGVNSILDNNPYAAMLRGHKNSSESRMSAQFEVNQKLDFFTEGLSFKSIFSTNRYSYFDSQRAYSPFYYNIGSYDKQSNTYVLNWLNSSVTGGAPNIAQEYLSYNPGNTNINTFLYAQASVNYDKAFGNHNVSGTLIGTAQQTVYSNASSLQNSLPYRNLGLAGRLTYSYRSRYFLESNFGYNGSERFSEDHRFGFFPTIGAGWVLSNEKFWTGGIANVVNRLKLRGSYGIVGNDAIGAQRFFYISEVNLNGGGNYAQFGFNGAANRSGVFINNYENKDVTWETSQQTNLALEATLFKNLNLIAEVYNNYRYDIYMGRANLPSTLGLEASVGANVGEARSRGVDLSLDYKFNVNAFSFAVRSNLTFAKNKYINYEEPQWAESYRYTTGQPISRNYGYIAERLFVDDKEVQNSPTQIFSANGKAPRAGDIKYRDLNNDGRIDDADKAYIGFPQSPEVVYGFGFSSSYKGFDLSAFFTGQDRMTFFIDPTRVSPFVPSNQQYILGNTQLLKDFADNHWSPENQNLYALYPRLAVNSADLENNAQTSTWWMRNGRLMRLKSVEFGYTLPQRISTKIKLNSCRIYFNGLNLLTWSPFKMWDPEQGGNGFAYPIQKVFNVGLNVTL; translated from the coding sequence ATGAAGCAATTATTTTTGTTTTGTGGGCACTTATCGGTGTCCAACAGGTTAAGAAATGCAATGATATTGACGGGTTCGATTCTTGTATTCTTCCTGATTTTTATGCCCAACAAAGGTTTTTCTCAAACGGGAAAGAAAACCATTACGGGTAAGGTTACAGATACACTTGGGGTAGGGCTGCCTGGTGTAACTGTAGCAGTTGTAAATAAGGTTAATGTGGGTACACAGACCGATAATAATGGAAAGTTCGTACTTGATGTAACACCGGGAGAAATACTTAGATTTTCTTACGTAGGATACCGGGAGCAAAGGGCGACGGTTGGTGCGGCTAATGTGCTGAACATTAAATTAACGGAAGAGAATATGCTATCTGAAGAGGTAGTAATTACCGCCTTAGGACAGAAACAACGTAAAGAAGCATTGGTAGGTTCTGTTACAACGGTAAAAGTAGGCAACCTTAAAATACCTTCAAGCAATTTAACCAATGCACTTTCTGGTCAGATTGCCGGGGTAATCGGTTATCAGCGCAGCGGACAGCCCGGTCAGGATAACTCGCAGTTTTTTATCCGCGGGGTAACTACTTTCGGTTACAAGCAGGATCCGTTGATTTTGATCGATAACGTAGAGTTAACGAGTTCGGATCTGGCACGTCTTCAGGTAGATGATATCGAAAGCTTCTCTATCCTTAAAGATGCAAGTGCAACTGCCTTATATGGTGCAAGGGGCGCGAATGGCGTAATTTTAGTCAGCACCAAATCGGGTAAGGAGGGTAAAGCCAAAATAAGCTTCCGATTAGAAAATTCTGCTTCCCAATCGGTAAAGAGCCTGCAACTTGCTGATCCAATTACCTATATGAAGCTTTTTAACGAAGCTGCAATTGGCAGAGGCATGGATCCCATGTTTACACCTAATCAGATTATTAATACACAGGCTACAATAAATAAAAGTCCAGGTTATAACGAATATGTTTATCCTGCTGTAGATTGGCTAGATATGCTGTTTAAAAAACGCACCAGCACACAACGGGCCAATATTGGCATTAGCGGCGGTGGCGGTGTTGCCCGCTACTATATTGCAGGTTCTTACAATTTAGATAATGGGATACTTAAAGAGGACGAGCGGAATAACAACGATAATAATGTGAAATTCCGTAATTACCAATTGCGCTCCAACATTAATATCGACTTAAGTAAAACAACCGAAATGGTCGTTCGCCTGTCGGGTAATTTTAGTGAATATAATGGTCCTTTGGCAACAGATGGTGGTTTTTCTACCGATTTATATAATATTGCGGTACACACCAGTCCCGTTTCCTTTCCCGCGTTCTATCCGGCCGATGCCGCCAATCAAAATGCACAACATATTCTATTTGGAAATAGAGGTGGTGCAGGTGTAAACAGTATTTTGGATAATAACCCTTACGCTGCAATGTTACGTGGACATAAAAATTCGTCCGAGTCGCGTATGTCGGCACAGTTTGAAGTCAATCAAAAATTAGATTTTTTTACCGAAGGCCTTTCATTTAAATCTATTTTTAGTACCAACAGGTACTCTTATTTCGATTCGCAAAGAGCATACTCTCCATTTTATTATAATATTGGTTCTTACGATAAGCAAAGCAATACCTATGTTTTAAACTGGCTTAACTCGTCTGTAACTGGTGGTGCACCGAATATCGCACAAGAATACCTGTCTTATAATCCTGGTAATACCAATATCAATACTTTTTTATATGCACAGGCATCAGTTAATTATGATAAAGCTTTTGGTAACCACAATGTTAGCGGAACATTAATTGGTACGGCACAACAAACCGTTTACAGTAACGCCAGTTCGTTACAAAATTCGCTCCCTTACCGGAATTTGGGTTTAGCCGGACGATTAACCTATTCATATAGAAGCAGATACTTTTTAGAATCTAATTTCGGCTATAATGGGTCTGAAAGGTTTTCGGAAGACCATCGTTTTGGTTTTTTTCCAACCATTGGTGCCGGATGGGTTCTTTCTAACGAGAAATTTTGGACCGGTGGAATCGCCAATGTGGTTAACCGTTTAAAATTAAGAGGAAGTTATGGTATTGTGGGTAATGATGCCATTGGGGCACAACGTTTCTTTTATATCTCAGAAGTGAATTTAAATGGAGGAGGCAATTATGCTCAATTTGGGTTTAATGGCGCCGCTAACCGCAGTGGCGTATTCATAAACAATTACGAAAATAAAGATGTTACCTGGGAAACCTCACAACAAACCAATTTAGCATTAGAAGCTACACTTTTCAAAAACTTAAATTTAATTGCCGAGGTATATAACAACTATCGCTACGATATTTATATGGGCCGTGCCAACCTGCCTAGCACGCTTGGTTTAGAAGCCAGTGTAGGAGCCAATGTTGGTGAGGCCAGATCTCGAGGGGTCGATTTATCGTTAGATTATAAGTTTAATGTGAATGCATTTTCTTTCGCCGTACGCTCTAATTTAACTTTTGCCAAAAACAAATACATTAACTACGAAGAACCACAATGGGCAGAGTCTTACCGTTACACCACCGGCCAGCCCATTAGCAGAAACTATGGATACATTGCCGAACGCCTGTTTGTTGATGATAAAGAAGTACAAAACTCGCCAACACAGATTTTCTCTGCAAATGGTAAAGCACCACGCGCCGGCGATATTAAGTACCGCGATTTAAATAACGATGGTAGAATTGATGACGCTGATAAGGCTTATATCGGTTTCCCTCAATCGCCAGAAGTGGTATATGGCTTTGGGTTCAGTTCATCATACAAAGGTTTCGACCTTTCTGCCTTTTTTACCGGACAGGATAGAATGACCTTCTTTATCGACCCAACGCGGGTAAGTCCTTTTGTTCCTAGCAATCAGCAATATATTTTAGGCAATACTCAATTGCTGAAAGATTTTGCAGATAATCACTGGTCACCAGAAAACCAGAATTTATATGCGCTTTATCCAAGGCTTGCAGTTAACTCTGCCGATTTAGAAAATAATGCACAAACCAGTACCTGGTGGATGAGAAATGGACGTTTAATGCGGCTAAAATCAGTAGAATTCGGATATACCCTGCCTCAGCGCATTTCTACAAAAATAAAGCTGAACTCCTGCCGGATTTATTTCAACGGGCTAAACCTGCTTACCTGGAGTCCTTTTAAAATGTGGGACCCGGAGCAAGGCGGAAACGGTTTTGCCTATCCAATACAAAAGGTATTTAATGTTGGTCTTAACGTAACCTTATAA
- a CDS encoding RagB/SusD family nutrient uptake outer membrane protein codes for MKTIKKYFKYSCILLMLCSFVSCKKYLDVTPDDIGTLDYAFRNRNEAENYLYSCYAYLQRMNDVASNPSFTTSSELIYSNTLDNFQGFNRTGFNLLRGTQTAAKPGLNTWDGEEGSYSLWRSIRICNIMLENIDKPIDLGATEKKRWTAETKFLKAYYHYVLFKMYGPIPLIKTNLAINSATDEVRIKRAPVNETVDYIISLLDEAIPDLPAVITSQATELGRVTSVIALSVKADVLTTAASPLFNGNPDYVSFKDKDGVSLFPAAYDAQKWKKAADAAKIAITAAEAQGIKLYTFNSPSTVGKLSDSLKRELDVQNAVAERWELNSEIIWASNPEFNYQGFATPRLTAKSAVNNFSNPSTFSAPINTQELFYTVNGVPITEDKTWDYAGRNTIKVGDNASRYYIQQGYETIKGHFARETRFYADIAFDGGIWFGNGRNNQDDPANPLYYVLARGSGFAAPSDNIRLNITGYWPKKLVSYASVYDDGFQPSAFRLPLIRLAGLYLLYAEALNEVNGPTAEVFTYVDKVRQRAGLQGVQASWTNFAKNPNKFNTKEGLRQIIHQERRIELCFEGQSGWDLRRWKELQAVLNNPIQGWSINNAEAINYYRPTTQFIPVFGLKDYLWPIKSYDLVVNPNLVQNPYW; via the coding sequence ATGAAAACGATAAAAAAATATTTCAAATACAGTTGCATTCTTTTAATGCTTTGCAGTTTTGTATCCTGTAAAAAATACCTGGATGTAACGCCTGATGATATTGGTACACTTGATTATGCCTTTAGAAACAGAAACGAAGCCGAAAACTACCTGTATTCGTGTTATGCTTACCTGCAACGGATGAATGATGTGGCCTCAAACCCAAGTTTTACCACTTCATCAGAGCTGATTTATTCGAATACACTTGATAATTTTCAAGGTTTTAACCGAACAGGCTTTAATTTATTAAGAGGGACACAAACAGCTGCAAAGCCTGGACTAAATACCTGGGATGGAGAAGAAGGAAGTTATAGTCTTTGGCGCTCCATCAGGATCTGTAACATTATGCTTGAGAATATCGATAAACCTATTGATTTAGGTGCTACAGAAAAGAAACGCTGGACCGCAGAAACCAAATTTTTAAAGGCCTATTATCATTATGTGTTATTTAAAATGTATGGCCCAATACCGCTGATTAAAACCAATTTAGCCATAAACAGTGCAACAGATGAGGTAAGGATAAAAAGAGCACCGGTAAATGAAACGGTAGATTATATCATTTCACTACTGGATGAGGCTATTCCTGATCTGCCTGCGGTTATTACCAGTCAGGCAACGGAGTTGGGCAGGGTAACCAGTGTAATTGCACTTTCGGTAAAGGCTGATGTATTAACTACAGCGGCAAGCCCACTTTTTAACGGCAATCCCGATTATGTGAGTTTTAAGGATAAAGATGGCGTTAGTCTTTTTCCTGCAGCTTACGACGCCCAAAAATGGAAGAAAGCTGCCGATGCTGCAAAAATTGCCATTACCGCTGCCGAAGCACAGGGGATTAAATTGTATACCTTCAATTCGCCATCAACAGTGGGCAAATTATCCGATTCGTTAAAAAGAGAATTAGATGTGCAGAATGCTGTAGCGGAAAGATGGGAGTTGAATTCTGAAATCATATGGGCATCAAACCCTGAGTTTAACTATCAAGGATTTGCTACGCCAAGACTTACGGCAAAATCTGCTGTCAATAATTTTTCCAATCCTTCTACTTTTTCGGCTCCAATAAATACACAGGAGCTATTTTATACCGTTAATGGTGTGCCGATTACTGAAGATAAAACCTGGGATTATGCCGGCAGGAATACGATTAAAGTTGGCGACAATGCCAGCAGATATTACATTCAGCAGGGTTACGAAACGATAAAAGGTCATTTTGCCCGCGAAACCCGTTTCTATGCAGATATTGCTTTTGACGGAGGTATTTGGTTTGGAAATGGAAGGAATAATCAGGATGATCCGGCCAATCCTTTGTATTATGTATTGGCAAGAGGTAGCGGATTTGCGGCGCCAAGTGATAACATCAGGTTAAATATTACCGGTTATTGGCCAAAGAAACTGGTAAGTTATGCCTCTGTTTATGATGATGGTTTTCAACCTTCAGCCTTCCGTTTGCCATTGATCAGACTGGCAGGGTTGTATTTATTATATGCAGAGGCATTAAATGAAGTGAATGGACCCACCGCAGAAGTATTTACTTATGTTGATAAAGTAAGGCAAAGGGCTGGTTTACAAGGTGTACAAGCCTCGTGGACAAATTTCGCTAAAAATCCAAACAAGTTTAATACCAAAGAAGGGTTGCGACAGATTATCCATCAGGAAAGAAGAATTGAGCTTTGTTTTGAAGGCCAGAGTGGCTGGGATTTAAGAAGATGGAAAGAACTTCAGGCGGTGCTAAACAATCCGATACAAGGCTGGAGCATCAATAATGCAGAAGCGATAAATTATTACCGCCCAACTACACAGTTTATTCCGGTATTTGGTTTGAAAGATTATTTGTGGCCAATTAAAAGCTACGATCTGGTGGTTAATCCAAACTTAGTTCAAAACCCTTATTGGTAG
- a CDS encoding glycoside hydrolase family 95 protein, with protein sequence MYIKHLITLVLFSFFFSKTAPAQQKPLVLWYDKPAKIWEETLPLGNGKLGMTPDGGITRENIVLNDITLWSGGKQDANNYGAYKSLPKIRQLILEGKNDEAQELVNRDFVCKGQGSGGATWGKYQTLGKLQLDFDYHGVKDIRPQAYKRSLSLDKAVAVVEFTLNGVKYKREYFCSFDDDVNIIRLTADQPNKLNCNISISRPEKATLASEGNELLMFGQLDNGTDGKGMKYLSRVSTELKDGTVTSEGNILKVKNATELIIYVAAETDFKHADFEARVKQTLQAAKKKAYSLQLANHSSNFGKLFNRLKINLGEGESAKLPTDARLDRFYKDYKNDVSLSALFFQFGRYLSISSTRVGLLPPNLQGLWANQINTPWNGDYHLDVNVQMNHWAIETANLSELNLPLAELVRNLTGPGAKTAKAYYNADGWIAHVITNVWGFTEPGESASWGASNAGSGWLCSNLWDHFAYSRDLKYLKSIYPILKGSAAFYQSALIKDSKTGWLVTSPSVSPENTFYLPNGKTASISMGPTIDNQIVRELFSHVITAAKLLKTDAAFSASLQEKLKSIPPVGIISKDGRIQEWLEDYKETDPQHRHISHLYGVYPAGLITPTSTPALAEAAKKTLEVRGDDGPSWSIAYKQLFWARLQDGNRAFKLFREILKPTLRTDINYGAGGGVYPNMLSAGPPFQIDGNFGASAAIAEMLIQSHDGFIELLPAIPDAWKAFGEIKGLKARGNFTVDMNWKDGKITNYRVASAIPQKVKLKMNGKLTEIMSTKIK encoded by the coding sequence ATGTATATTAAGCACTTAATTACTCTTGTTCTATTTTCTTTCTTTTTTAGTAAAACTGCGCCTGCCCAGCAGAAACCTTTGGTGTTGTGGTACGATAAACCTGCTAAAATTTGGGAGGAAACCCTTCCTTTAGGTAATGGCAAATTGGGCATGACACCAGATGGGGGCATTACAAGGGAGAATATTGTACTAAACGATATCACTTTATGGAGTGGTGGGAAACAAGATGCCAACAATTACGGAGCATATAAAAGTTTGCCCAAAATCAGGCAGCTTATATTGGAAGGTAAAAACGATGAAGCACAGGAATTGGTTAACCGCGATTTTGTTTGTAAAGGGCAAGGATCTGGAGGTGCAACCTGGGGCAAATATCAAACGCTTGGAAAGCTGCAGTTAGACTTTGATTATCATGGAGTAAAAGATATACGCCCACAGGCCTATAAAAGATCCTTATCTTTAGATAAAGCCGTTGCTGTCGTAGAATTTACACTCAACGGAGTAAAATACAAAAGAGAGTATTTCTGCAGTTTTGATGATGATGTAAATATCATCCGCCTCACAGCCGATCAACCTAATAAACTCAACTGTAATATTTCCATCAGCAGGCCAGAAAAAGCAACATTAGCCAGCGAAGGTAATGAACTGCTGATGTTTGGTCAACTGGATAACGGCACTGATGGTAAAGGAATGAAATACCTAAGCCGGGTGAGTACCGAACTTAAAGACGGCACGGTAACAAGCGAAGGAAACATCCTTAAAGTGAAAAACGCAACTGAACTTATTATTTACGTTGCAGCAGAAACCGATTTTAAACATGCTGATTTTGAAGCGAGGGTAAAACAGACTTTACAAGCGGCTAAAAAGAAAGCCTATAGTTTGCAACTTGCAAATCATAGCTCCAATTTTGGTAAACTCTTTAACAGGTTAAAAATCAATTTAGGAGAAGGCGAATCAGCCAAATTGCCAACAGATGCAAGGTTAGATCGTTTCTATAAAGATTACAAAAATGATGTTTCATTAAGCGCTTTGTTTTTCCAGTTCGGTCGCTATTTAAGCATCAGCAGTACAAGGGTTGGGTTATTGCCACCAAATCTTCAGGGATTGTGGGCAAACCAGATTAATACCCCATGGAATGGCGATTACCATTTAGATGTAAACGTACAGATGAACCATTGGGCTATTGAGACTGCGAACCTTTCGGAGTTAAATCTTCCACTGGCTGAATTGGTAAGGAATTTAACCGGACCTGGTGCAAAAACGGCGAAAGCATATTATAATGCCGATGGATGGATTGCACACGTCATTACAAATGTTTGGGGTTTTACCGAACCGGGCGAAAGTGCCTCATGGGGTGCATCAAATGCAGGTTCGGGCTGGTTGTGCAGCAATCTATGGGATCATTTTGCCTACAGTCGTGATTTAAAATACCTGAAAAGCATTTACCCTATCTTAAAAGGATCAGCGGCATTTTATCAAAGTGCGTTAATTAAAGATTCAAAAACGGGTTGGTTGGTTACTTCGCCATCGGTATCGCCAGAGAATACTTTTTATCTTCCAAACGGAAAAACGGCCAGTATTTCGATGGGACCAACAATCGATAACCAAATTGTGAGAGAACTTTTTAGCCATGTAATTACTGCTGCTAAACTCCTTAAAACTGATGCGGCTTTTAGTGCTTCACTACAGGAGAAATTAAAGTCTATTCCTCCGGTGGGGATAATCAGTAAAGATGGACGTATACAGGAATGGTTGGAAGATTATAAAGAAACCGATCCACAGCACCGCCACATTTCACACTTATATGGGGTTTATCCTGCCGGATTAATTACCCCAACATCTACTCCGGCACTTGCGGAGGCGGCAAAAAAAACGCTTGAAGTGAGGGGAGATGATGGACCCAGTTGGTCAATTGCTTATAAACAGTTATTTTGGGCAAGGCTACAGGATGGAAACAGGGCTTTTAAATTGTTTAGAGAGATTTTAAAACCTACATTGAGGACTGATATTAATTATGGAGCCGGTGGAGGTGTTTATCCAAATATGTTATCGGCCGGACCACCATTTCAGATTGATGGTAATTTTGGCGCATCGGCAGCTATTGCAGAAATGCTGATCCAAAGCCATGACGGTTTTATCGAACTGTTACCTGCCATTCCTGATGCCTGGAAAGCTTTTGGCGAAATTAAAGGATTAAAAGCAAGGGGTAACTTTACCGTTGACATGAATTGGAAAGATGGCAAAATTACAAATTACAGAGTTGCTTCGGCCATACCACAAAAGGTAAAGCTAAAAATGAATGGAAAATTAACCGAAATAATGTCGACTAAAATTAAGTAA